Proteins encoded in a region of the Halioglobus maricola genome:
- the gltS gene encoding sodium/glutamate symporter, whose amino-acid sequence MELDTRQTLIAAILVLYLGRFLNARLALLRNYNIPEPVTGGLLASIFFGLLYTFADIEVNFDMANRDMLLVVFFTTIGLSSRIDVLKAGGKSLGILLLLAAGYLLIQNLVGIGISAATGSVPVLGVLTGSVSLSGGHGTAIAWAPTFARDYGILYAMEIGLACATFGLIFGGIIGGPIARFLVWRHKLTPDATGDLTVGFRYKEHEIINVDSILQVLLVIAIAIGLGLHLNLLFGSWGVKLPDFVTCLFAGIILTNSLPRFLPKYQWPSGTRSLALVSDVSLGLFLAMSLMSLQLWALADLAGSMMLLLVAQVVLISLFSIFVVFRALGGDYDAAVICSGYSGLALGATPTAIANMTAVTKSLGPAPRAFIVVPLVGAFFIDLFNAVVINLLLAWFG is encoded by the coding sequence GTGGAACTCGATACCAGACAGACTCTGATTGCGGCCATTCTGGTCCTCTATCTGGGGCGATTTCTCAATGCGCGGTTGGCGCTATTGCGCAACTACAATATTCCGGAGCCTGTGACCGGAGGGCTTCTCGCTTCAATTTTCTTCGGGCTGCTGTATACGTTTGCCGATATCGAAGTCAATTTTGATATGGCGAATCGGGATATGCTGCTGGTGGTCTTTTTCACCACCATTGGTCTCTCATCCCGGATTGATGTCCTCAAGGCTGGCGGCAAATCACTGGGCATTCTGCTGTTGCTGGCCGCGGGGTATTTGCTTATCCAGAACCTGGTGGGTATCGGTATTTCGGCAGCCACCGGCAGCGTGCCGGTACTCGGTGTGCTCACGGGCTCAGTGAGCTTAAGCGGCGGTCACGGCACTGCCATCGCCTGGGCGCCGACCTTTGCGCGTGACTACGGTATCTTATACGCCATGGAGATTGGCCTCGCCTGCGCCACATTTGGCCTCATTTTTGGTGGCATCATCGGCGGTCCCATCGCCCGTTTTCTGGTGTGGCGGCACAAATTGACACCTGACGCCACTGGCGACCTGACGGTTGGTTTTCGCTACAAAGAACACGAAATTATCAACGTCGACAGTATCCTCCAGGTGCTGCTGGTGATCGCCATAGCGATTGGCCTGGGCCTCCATTTGAACCTGTTGTTCGGTAGCTGGGGGGTTAAGCTTCCCGACTTCGTAACCTGTCTCTTTGCCGGGATTATCCTGACTAATAGCCTGCCGCGCTTCCTGCCCAAGTACCAGTGGCCCTCGGGTACGCGCTCATTGGCCCTGGTGTCAGATGTCAGCCTGGGCCTGTTCCTGGCCATGTCGTTAATGAGCCTCCAGTTGTGGGCCCTGGCTGATCTGGCGGGTTCGATGATGTTGCTACTCGTCGCTCAGGTGGTTCTCATCAGTCTGTTTTCCATTTTCGTGGTGTTTCGCGCTCTGGGTGGTGACTACGACGCGGCCGTTATTTGTTCAGGTTATTCCGGGCTGGCGTTGGGGGCGACCCCCACCGCGATCGCCAATATGACGGCGGTAACGAAATCCCTCGGTCCGGCCCCGAGAGCCTTTATTGTGGTGCCTCTGGTGGGAGCTTTCTTCATCGATCTGTTCAATGCAGTCGTCATCAACCTGCTGTTGGCGTGGTTTGGTTGA
- a CDS encoding DUF1295 domain-containing protein, whose translation MRGIIIVYALGLAIAWAGSQGSASYAGMPVFALCALLAFALQWLAFVPAYLKQTEKFYDLVGSITYTSCIVLALALSGSIDMRSLLLAICVLIWASRLGAFLFARIHKDGADDRFDKIKPNPVRFFMTWSLQGLWVLITAGAALAAIASDSDAPIGVLACVGVLLWVAGFAIEVIADHQKRVFRGRAGAGEFITEGLWARSRHPNYAGEILLWFGVALIALPALQGWAMATLVSPVFVYLLLSRVSGVPLLEKKADAKWGGQEEYEAYKARTPVLFPRLF comes from the coding sequence ATGCGAGGAATCATCATCGTCTACGCGCTGGGTCTGGCTATCGCCTGGGCCGGCAGTCAGGGTTCAGCTAGCTATGCTGGAATGCCCGTCTTCGCGCTCTGTGCTTTGCTGGCTTTTGCCTTGCAATGGCTTGCGTTCGTGCCGGCTTATCTGAAGCAGACAGAAAAATTCTACGATCTTGTCGGCAGCATCACCTACACCAGTTGTATCGTGCTTGCCCTTGCGCTCAGTGGCTCCATTGATATGCGCTCGCTGTTGCTGGCTATCTGTGTGCTGATCTGGGCTTCGCGTCTTGGCGCTTTCCTTTTTGCGCGCATCCACAAGGATGGTGCGGATGATCGCTTTGACAAGATCAAGCCCAACCCCGTTCGGTTTTTCATGACCTGGAGTCTGCAGGGTTTGTGGGTATTGATCACCGCCGGTGCAGCACTCGCAGCGATAGCATCAGACAGCGATGCTCCCATCGGGGTGCTGGCATGTGTCGGCGTGCTCTTGTGGGTCGCCGGCTTTGCGATAGAAGTCATTGCCGATCACCAAAAACGCGTGTTTCGCGGCCGTGCTGGTGCTGGCGAATTTATCACCGAGGGTTTGTGGGCGCGCTCCCGTCATCCCAATTATGCAGGCGAGATACTGCTTTGGTTTGGGGTGGCCTTGATCGCCTTGCCAGCGCTGCAGGGCTGGGCCATGGCGACCCTGGTATCACCGGTATTTGTTTACTTGCTGTTGTCGCGTGTGAGCGGTGTTCCGCTGCTGGAGAAGAAGGCGGATGCCAAGTGGGGCGGGCAGGAAGAATACGAAGCCTACAAGGCGCGTACCCCGGTACTTTTCCCCCGGCTTTTCTAG
- a CDS encoding nuclear transport factor 2 family protein, with translation MNNTLVIWHEMLAAQDPSRLAEVIADDCDFVSPVLHTTQEGGELTKMYLTGAFHILGVGGSFRYIKEVVSGNHAVLEFVTEVDGLTVNGVDIMTFDDEGKICEFKVMVRPLKALHLVKQKMADMLEQLSA, from the coding sequence ATGAACAATACCCTGGTTATCTGGCATGAGATGCTGGCGGCTCAAGACCCCTCTCGACTGGCGGAAGTGATTGCGGATGACTGTGATTTTGTCTCTCCCGTTCTGCACACAACGCAAGAGGGTGGCGAGCTGACCAAAATGTACCTGACGGGGGCGTTTCACATCCTCGGCGTGGGTGGAAGCTTCCGCTATATTAAGGAAGTCGTCAGCGGCAACCATGCGGTGCTTGAGTTTGTCACGGAGGTTGATGGCCTGACAGTCAATGGCGTGGATATCATGACCTTCGACGACGAGGGTAAGATTTGTGAGTTCAAGGTTATGGTGCGTCCTCTCAAGGCTCTCCATCTGGTGAAGCAGAAGATGGCTGATATGCTGGAGCAACTGTCAGCCTGA
- a CDS encoding DEAD/DEAH box helicase — protein sequence MSTQAAVSSFSELALPDSLQKALADVGYEKPSAIQAATIPALLEGRDVLGQAQTGTGKTAAFALPVLANLGPASGSPQVLVLTPTRELAIQVAEAFQKYATYLKDFHVLPIYGGTDYRGQLRQLKRGVQVVVGTPGRVMDHMRRGSLDLSGLKSLVLDEADEMLRMGFIDDVEWILEQTPDERQVALFSATMPNAIARIAKRHLNDPIEVAIEVQTMTNQSIRQRVWMMAGVHKLDALTRILEVEDFDAVIVFVRTRIATTEIADKLAARGYSSAALNGDIPQKQREATIDKLKRGNIDILVATDVAARGLDVERISHVVNYDIPYDVEAYVHRIGRTGRAGRTGDAILFAANRERRLLRAIEKATGTIEKMELPSAEQVTDKRIGKFKQQISEALDTADLDVFRKVVQDYQAEYGVPVLEVAAALAAMVQGKTPLVAKPVAEKKQDKKHDKERHKAKRTARSSRDESYDPREAKEKGEVAGPEKGMERFRIEVGHEHKVKPGNIVGAIANEADIDAEYIGRIEIYDDHSTVDLPEGMPKELFKHLRTVWVSGQRLQISKQLEGTGKPRKRNNGPKHRSKGKPPGK from the coding sequence ATGTCTACGCAAGCGGCGGTATCCAGCTTTTCTGAGTTGGCCCTTCCCGATTCCCTGCAAAAAGCACTCGCTGATGTCGGCTATGAAAAGCCGTCTGCGATTCAGGCCGCGACTATTCCTGCCCTGCTTGAGGGCCGCGATGTCCTCGGCCAGGCCCAGACCGGAACGGGTAAAACTGCCGCCTTTGCGCTTCCTGTACTGGCCAATCTTGGCCCTGCGAGTGGCTCCCCTCAGGTGCTCGTGCTGACACCGACCCGCGAGCTCGCGATTCAGGTAGCGGAGGCTTTTCAGAAGTACGCCACCTATCTCAAAGACTTCCACGTGTTGCCTATATACGGCGGCACCGATTATCGCGGCCAGCTGCGCCAGTTGAAGCGCGGAGTGCAGGTTGTCGTCGGAACCCCGGGACGGGTGATGGACCATATGCGTCGCGGCTCGCTGGACCTCTCTGGCCTGAAGAGCCTTGTTCTGGACGAGGCCGATGAGATGCTGCGCATGGGCTTTATCGACGATGTGGAGTGGATACTCGAACAGACCCCCGATGAGCGCCAGGTGGCCCTGTTTTCCGCCACCATGCCCAACGCCATTGCGCGTATTGCCAAGCGCCACCTGAACGATCCGATTGAAGTCGCTATCGAAGTGCAGACCATGACCAATCAATCCATTCGCCAGCGTGTGTGGATGATGGCCGGTGTGCACAAGCTTGATGCGCTCACCCGGATTCTCGAAGTGGAGGATTTCGATGCAGTGATCGTGTTTGTTCGGACTCGGATCGCGACGACCGAGATCGCAGATAAACTTGCGGCGCGCGGCTATTCCTCAGCGGCACTCAACGGCGATATTCCACAGAAGCAGCGCGAAGCCACCATCGACAAGCTCAAGCGCGGCAATATCGATATCCTGGTCGCGACCGACGTAGCGGCCCGGGGGCTCGACGTGGAGCGCATCAGCCACGTGGTCAACTACGACATTCCCTATGATGTTGAAGCTTATGTGCACCGTATCGGGCGCACCGGCCGTGCAGGTCGTACAGGCGATGCCATCCTGTTTGCGGCCAATCGTGAGCGACGTCTGCTGCGTGCTATCGAAAAAGCCACTGGCACCATTGAGAAGATGGAGTTGCCTTCCGCTGAGCAGGTTACTGACAAGCGTATCGGCAAATTCAAGCAACAGATCTCAGAGGCGCTGGACACGGCGGATCTCGATGTGTTCCGCAAAGTGGTGCAGGATTATCAGGCCGAGTATGGCGTACCTGTGCTGGAAGTCGCTGCGGCGCTTGCGGCCATGGTTCAGGGAAAAACACCGCTAGTCGCCAAGCCTGTTGCCGAGAAAAAGCAGGACAAAAAGCACGACAAAGAGCGACACAAGGCCAAGCGTACCGCCAGGAGTTCTCGCGATGAGAGCTACGACCCGCGTGAAGCCAAGGAGAAAGGTGAAGTTGCCGGGCCGGAAAAGGGTATGGAGCGCTTTCGCATCGAAGTTGGCCATGAGCACAAGGTAAAGCCGGGCAATATTGTCGGCGCTATCGCCAACGAAGCGGACATCGATGCGGAGTATATCGGCCGGATAGAGATCTACGATGATCACAGCACCGTCGATCTCCCCGAGGGGATGCCCAAAGAATTGTTCAAACATCTCAGGACAGTGTGGGTGAGCGGGCAGCGCTTGCAGATATCCAAGCAACTGGAAGGCACTGGCAAGCCGCGCAAGCGCAACAATGGCCCCAAGCACCGCAGCAAGGGCAAGCCGCCGGGCAAGTGA
- a CDS encoding TonB-dependent receptor, whose product MSNINRRFTPVRLAAAITLASAVAAPTAFAQLEEVIVTAQKRVESLQDVPLSITAVAGDKMEEAGVFKIEDLQTFTPNLSMTETGISTQIYIRGVGTGNNQGFEQSVGQYVDGVHYGRQQLLRAPFLDLERVEVLRGPQGILFGKNSIAGALNIVTAKPTDELEGRVTGKYSPDGEITEFTGILSGPLTDNLFGRISARKYDEDGWMENTTLGNDEPERDEWALRGQLLWAATDNLEITFKAERDEFDVNGRQIEIVQDDPGLADAPLPGFNFSQILGLLGYPGGIEEAKQNNKRQRDESEISENEIENYTLTIDYAMGDYELTSITGFVGYDILNGCDCDFVAAPIIDTLEAEEYDQFSQEIRIVSPGGETVDWLAGVFYQESELNYDGDLTVPTDAILGSPAIAGGALAPLTGTGAKRFYNQDSEAWSVFAQATWNINDTMRLVLGGRYTDETRDADREVFITDLDGNFLENSAAPFLWFAVFGVENQQIPGHQLDGSRDESDFTPAVNFQMDVTENVMMYVSYTEGFKSGGFDARSNSTASWEFEGEENETYELGAKSTLLDGTLEFNAALYYTEYTDLQIAQFDGTLGFNVGNAPETELWGVEIDGRWAITDNLTAAYGAAYLDHEYTDYPNGNCYNRETPNPETGLCDYTGRTGQYAPEWSGFFSLSHVYPLGAELELHSAFDLSYTGEQNVHVNLDPQWEVDDLTQMNFRMGLYADSWDVAVLVQNLSDEQQFTYVGNTPLSGSTFGTNTFYSFMSRPRTTYLQATWHF is encoded by the coding sequence ATGTCTAATATCAACCGCCGGTTTACCCCGGTACGCCTCGCCGCAGCTATCACTCTCGCCTCTGCCGTCGCAGCGCCCACTGCCTTCGCCCAGCTGGAAGAAGTTATCGTTACCGCCCAGAAACGGGTCGAGAGCCTGCAGGATGTGCCGCTGTCCATCACCGCCGTTGCCGGTGACAAGATGGAAGAGGCAGGCGTCTTCAAGATCGAAGATTTGCAAACCTTCACGCCTAACCTGTCAATGACCGAGACCGGCATCAGCACCCAGATTTATATTCGTGGTGTCGGTACCGGCAACAACCAGGGCTTCGAGCAGTCCGTGGGCCAGTACGTAGATGGCGTCCACTATGGTCGCCAGCAATTGCTGCGCGCACCTTTCCTCGACCTTGAGCGTGTCGAGGTCCTGCGTGGCCCCCAGGGTATTCTGTTCGGAAAGAACAGTATTGCGGGTGCGCTAAACATTGTGACAGCCAAGCCCACCGACGAGCTCGAAGGACGTGTTACTGGTAAGTACTCCCCGGACGGTGAGATCACCGAGTTCACCGGTATCCTGTCAGGCCCACTGACTGACAACCTCTTCGGACGTATTTCAGCGCGCAAGTATGATGAAGACGGCTGGATGGAAAACACCACCCTGGGCAACGACGAGCCCGAGCGTGACGAATGGGCCCTGCGCGGTCAGCTGCTTTGGGCCGCGACCGACAACCTCGAGATTACTTTCAAAGCCGAGCGCGATGAGTTTGACGTAAACGGCCGCCAGATCGAAATTGTGCAGGATGATCCCGGTCTCGCGGATGCGCCGCTGCCCGGTTTCAACTTCTCCCAGATCCTGGGGCTGTTGGGTTATCCCGGCGGTATTGAAGAGGCCAAGCAGAACAACAAGCGTCAGCGCGACGAGTCCGAGATTTCCGAGAATGAGATCGAGAACTACACCCTGACGATTGACTACGCCATGGGTGACTATGAGCTTACGTCGATCACTGGTTTCGTCGGCTATGACATCCTCAATGGTTGTGACTGTGACTTCGTAGCAGCACCGATTATCGATACTCTGGAAGCGGAAGAATATGACCAGTTCAGTCAGGAGATCCGGATCGTGTCACCGGGCGGTGAAACTGTCGATTGGCTGGCCGGGGTCTTCTACCAGGAAAGTGAACTGAACTATGACGGCGATCTGACCGTCCCGACAGATGCGATTCTCGGCAGCCCTGCTATCGCCGGCGGAGCCCTTGCACCCTTGACGGGTACCGGCGCCAAGCGTTTCTACAACCAGGACAGTGAGGCGTGGTCTGTCTTTGCCCAGGCAACGTGGAATATTAACGACACCATGCGCCTGGTACTGGGTGGCCGTTACACCGACGAGACGCGCGACGCCGATCGTGAAGTATTCATCACCGACCTCGATGGCAATTTCCTTGAAAATTCAGCGGCACCTTTCCTGTGGTTCGCTGTGTTTGGTGTTGAAAACCAGCAGATCCCTGGCCACCAGCTGGACGGCAGCCGCGACGAGAGCGATTTCACGCCTGCGGTTAACTTCCAGATGGATGTCACTGAGAATGTGATGATGTACGTCTCCTATACCGAGGGCTTCAAGTCCGGCGGTTTCGATGCCCGTTCCAACTCTACTGCGAGCTGGGAGTTCGAGGGTGAGGAGAACGAGACCTACGAACTGGGCGCCAAGTCTACCCTGCTGGACGGCACGCTCGAGTTCAACGCCGCCCTGTACTACACCGAGTACACCGACCTGCAGATAGCGCAGTTCGACGGCACCCTCGGCTTCAACGTGGGCAACGCGCCTGAAACTGAACTCTGGGGAGTGGAGATCGATGGTCGCTGGGCGATCACTGATAACCTGACAGCCGCCTATGGCGCAGCCTATCTCGATCACGAGTACACGGATTACCCCAACGGTAACTGTTACAACCGTGAGACTCCCAATCCTGAGACCGGGTTGTGTGATTACACCGGCCGTACCGGCCAGTACGCACCTGAGTGGAGCGGCTTCTTCAGCCTGAGCCATGTCTACCCGCTGGGTGCCGAACTGGAGCTGCACAGCGCCTTCGACCTGTCCTACACCGGTGAGCAAAATGTGCACGTGAACCTGGACCCGCAGTGGGAAGTGGATGACCTCACCCAGATGAACTTCCGCATGGGTCTCTACGCTGACAGCTGGGATGTCGCGGTACTGGTACAAAACCTGTCGGACGAGCAGCAGTTCACTTACGTGGGCAACACGCCGCTGTCTGGCAGCACCTTTGGCACCAATACCTTCTACAGCTTCATGTCACGGCCTCGCACGACCTACCTGCAGGCTACCTGGCACTTCTAA
- a CDS encoding YbaY family lipoprotein gives MLKSTAAAKTPLRTTLAAALAVFLAACGGEEQATAPAAVATPEPQPEQEVVEVAKIEGEVFYRERIMLPPGTEVEVQLEDISRADAMATVMASVMLKPQGGPPYPFSIEYNPAEIDERMRYALRVRITDPDGRLRFTNTDYIDPFSGNPVSVLVQNVARTEPREEARTEQQQAPSAGGGAAVAAPAEPEEGTIVWILDTLAGETAPAGAGGKAIDLHMNASKSTAAGFSGCNRYSGGFSTDGGSTHGTPIVFGNLAGTMMACADGGELEQRYLKTLGSVDAYRMEGDNLALLSGSEVVATFKPK, from the coding sequence ATGTTGAAGAGCACCGCGGCGGCGAAAACACCTTTGCGCACCACACTTGCTGCAGCCCTCGCTGTCTTTCTTGCGGCCTGTGGCGGTGAAGAGCAGGCAACCGCGCCTGCGGCTGTTGCAACACCTGAGCCCCAACCCGAGCAGGAGGTGGTTGAAGTGGCAAAAATTGAAGGTGAAGTTTTCTATCGCGAGCGGATCATGCTGCCTCCCGGCACCGAGGTGGAGGTGCAGCTAGAGGATATTTCCAGGGCTGATGCTATGGCGACGGTGATGGCCAGTGTCATGCTCAAACCCCAGGGTGGCCCGCCTTATCCGTTCAGTATCGAGTACAACCCGGCCGAGATAGACGAGCGTATGCGCTACGCCCTGCGAGTGCGCATCACCGACCCGGATGGCAGGCTGCGCTTTACCAATACTGACTATATCGATCCTTTCAGCGGCAATCCGGTGAGTGTGTTGGTTCAAAACGTGGCGCGCACCGAACCGCGGGAGGAAGCACGCACAGAACAACAGCAGGCACCCTCGGCAGGTGGTGGTGCGGCTGTGGCTGCACCAGCGGAGCCCGAGGAGGGCACTATTGTCTGGATTCTCGACACACTGGCCGGTGAAACCGCGCCCGCCGGGGCTGGGGGCAAGGCAATTGATCTGCATATGAATGCAAGTAAAAGCACGGCGGCGGGCTTCTCTGGCTGCAACCGCTACAGCGGAGGCTTCAGTACCGATGGTGGGTCCACTCACGGCACCCCCATTGTCTTTGGCAATTTAGCGGGAACGATGATGGCCTGTGCGGATGGGGGTGAGTTGGAGCAGCGTTATCTCAAGACACTGGGCAGCGTTGATGCTTATCGCATGGAGGGGGATAACCTCGCCCTGCTGTCAGGTAGCGAGGTTGTCGCGACCTTTAAGCCCAAGTAG
- a CDS encoding alpha/beta fold hydrolase, with product MAEYVDHYYQSTDGLRLYARDYACRTPGRAEPPVVLCMHGLTRNSADFAGLASQLSQACRVVSVDCRGRGKSDYDPVVANYNPAVYVQDMLTLLEDLQIDKVILCGTSMGGLMSIMMGATQPGRILGMVINDIGPEIDPRGLDRIKAYVGKTKPVHNWDDAVAQAREINGIAFPDFTDEEWKEFTRGIYNDVDGIPVLAYDPAISQPIDSDKDVAAPPDLWPLFDAVSGIPLLVVRGETSDILARSCVDTMRERKPDLQYVEIPGRGHAPTLNEALALEAIEQFLQGLP from the coding sequence ATGGCTGAATATGTCGACCATTATTACCAGAGCACAGATGGCCTGCGCCTGTACGCTCGGGACTATGCCTGCCGCACACCCGGGCGGGCTGAGCCACCGGTTGTGCTGTGCATGCATGGCCTCACCCGCAACTCCGCCGACTTTGCCGGATTAGCGAGCCAATTGAGTCAAGCCTGTCGAGTTGTTTCAGTCGATTGCCGCGGTCGTGGAAAATCAGACTACGATCCGGTGGTGGCCAACTACAATCCCGCTGTCTATGTTCAGGACATGCTGACCTTGTTAGAAGATCTGCAGATCGACAAGGTGATTCTCTGCGGGACGTCGATGGGTGGCTTGATGTCTATTATGATGGGTGCCACGCAGCCAGGGCGTATTCTTGGGATGGTCATCAACGACATTGGGCCCGAGATTGACCCGCGAGGTCTCGACCGTATCAAAGCCTATGTCGGCAAGACCAAACCGGTACACAATTGGGATGATGCCGTGGCGCAGGCGCGAGAAATCAATGGTATAGCGTTTCCCGACTTCACTGATGAGGAATGGAAGGAGTTCACGCGCGGGATCTACAACGATGTTGACGGTATTCCCGTGCTGGCTTACGACCCGGCGATTTCACAGCCCATCGATAGTGATAAGGACGTGGCCGCGCCGCCGGACCTGTGGCCGCTGTTCGACGCGGTTTCAGGCATCCCGCTCCTTGTAGTACGCGGTGAGACCTCGGATATTCTGGCGCGCAGTTGTGTCGATACCATGCGAGAGCGCAAGCCGGATCTTCAGTACGTCGAAATCCCTGGCCGCGGCCACGCTCCGACGCTCAATGAAGCGTTGGCATTAGAGGCTATCGAGCAATTTCTGCAAGGTCTTCCCTGA
- a CDS encoding TonB-dependent receptor, with protein MKRLIPLAVAVAAANAAVADENLPMEHVLVSVPLHKQAAETAMPVTVLTGDDLSRAASATLGDTLGNKPGLANASFGPGVGQPVIRGHQGARVTVLQNGTSSADASNLSADHSVAVEPLLADSIEVLRGPATLLYGGGAIGGVVNVIDNRVPANLSEESAGALEYRHDSASDLDNVVGRFDGSSGNFAFHADVLYRDWNDLEIPGYAMLDDDHDEHEEEEHEGEEHDEHEDEEQTKGVLDNTGGRTKSFTLGSSYHFESGFIGLAVNRLENEYGIPNGSHGHHDEHEEEHEEEHEEEHEEEHEEEHDEHDEHEEEGHGEDIRIDLEQTRYDVAMHLHEPLSGLEVFRGFLTYTDYEHDEIEGTGEIGTTYSNETWEARLEAVHQPIGNFHGVVGLQMVDGEFSALGEEAFIPQTDSSELGLFLVEDYHAGDWMFELGARYDRDERDPDTYAAGSESFNAFSASGSALWDIDGAWSVGAALSIAERAPATEELYSNVEAEDEHDLVVHAATSSIEIGNTELDTETSNNVDLSLNWYGEGSYLSVTAYYNDFEDYIGLFATGEEVDEVPVYVYAQEDAEFYGIEIDSEWTVASIGSGDVIVGVYGDYIRAELDNGDDVPRLPPMRVGGSLSWVADNWEVWTRVVDAADQDKPGVNEEETEGYTRWDLGGEYRLALGSGELVTFVNLNNVSDEEIRLSTSFLREIAPEAGRSIEAGIRYSF; from the coding sequence ATGAAACGATTGATTCCCCTCGCTGTGGCTGTCGCCGCAGCGAACGCGGCTGTAGCCGACGAAAACCTTCCCATGGAACATGTGCTGGTATCTGTGCCGCTGCACAAGCAGGCTGCTGAAACCGCCATGCCTGTCACTGTGCTTACTGGCGACGATTTGAGCCGTGCCGCTTCCGCCACCCTGGGGGATACCCTGGGTAACAAGCCTGGCCTTGCCAACGCTTCCTTCGGCCCCGGTGTGGGCCAGCCGGTAATTCGCGGCCACCAGGGTGCTCGAGTCACCGTGCTGCAAAACGGTACCAGCAGTGCGGATGCCTCTAATCTCAGTGCCGACCACTCAGTTGCGGTTGAGCCCCTGCTGGCCGATAGCATCGAAGTTCTGCGCGGCCCCGCTACCCTATTGTACGGCGGCGGTGCCATTGGTGGTGTTGTCAATGTGATCGACAACCGTGTACCGGCTAACCTGAGTGAAGAATCTGCCGGTGCGCTGGAGTATCGCCACGACAGTGCTTCTGATCTGGACAATGTCGTCGGACGCTTCGACGGCAGTTCCGGTAATTTCGCCTTTCATGCCGACGTGCTCTATCGCGACTGGAATGACCTGGAAATCCCCGGCTACGCCATGCTCGATGATGATCATGACGAGCATGAAGAGGAGGAGCACGAAGGCGAAGAACATGACGAGCATGAGGACGAAGAACAGACCAAGGGCGTATTGGACAATACCGGTGGCCGCACCAAGAGCTTTACCCTCGGCAGCTCTTACCACTTCGAAAGCGGTTTTATCGGTCTCGCGGTAAACCGTCTGGAGAATGAATACGGTATTCCCAATGGCTCCCACGGCCATCATGACGAGCACGAAGAAGAGCACGAAGAAGAGCACGAAGAAGAGCACGAAGAAGAGCACGAAGAAGAGCATGACGAGCATGACGAGCATGAAGAGGAAGGTCATGGCGAGGACATCCGCATCGATCTGGAGCAGACACGCTACGACGTAGCCATGCATCTGCATGAGCCCCTGTCGGGCCTCGAAGTGTTCCGTGGCTTCTTGACCTATACCGACTATGAGCACGATGAAATTGAAGGCACCGGTGAGATAGGCACTACCTACAGCAACGAAACATGGGAAGCTCGGCTGGAAGCCGTGCACCAGCCGATCGGCAATTTCCATGGTGTCGTTGGTCTGCAGATGGTGGATGGCGAGTTCAGTGCGCTCGGTGAAGAGGCCTTTATCCCGCAGACCGATAGCAGCGAGCTGGGTCTTTTCTTGGTAGAGGACTACCACGCTGGCGACTGGATGTTCGAACTGGGAGCCCGCTACGACCGCGATGAGCGTGACCCCGATACCTATGCCGCCGGCAGCGAATCCTTCAATGCGTTTAGCGCCTCCGGCTCTGCACTGTGGGATATCGACGGTGCCTGGTCTGTCGGCGCAGCCCTGTCGATTGCTGAGCGTGCTCCCGCTACTGAGGAGCTCTATTCCAATGTTGAAGCGGAAGACGAGCACGATCTGGTGGTCCACGCCGCGACCAGCTCGATTGAAATCGGTAACACCGAGCTCGATACTGAAACCTCCAACAATGTTGACCTGAGCCTCAACTGGTACGGTGAGGGTAGCTATCTGAGCGTGACTGCCTACTACAACGATTTCGAGGACTACATCGGGCTGTTCGCCACTGGCGAGGAAGTCGATGAAGTGCCTGTGTACGTGTATGCGCAGGAAGACGCTGAGTTCTACGGTATCGAAATTGACAGTGAGTGGACCGTGGCCAGCATCGGTAGTGGTGATGTGATTGTGGGCGTCTATGGTGACTACATTCGCGCTGAACTCGACAACGGCGACGATGTGCCGCGTCTGCCGCCCATGCGCGTCGGTGGAAGCTTGAGTTGGGTTGCGGATAATTGGGAAGTATGGACCCGAGTGGTTGATGCGGCTGATCAGGACAAACCGGGTGTCAATGAGGAAGAAACAGAGGGATACACGCGCTGGGACCTCGGCGGTGAGTATCGTCTGGCGCTGGGTTCCGGCGAGTTGGTGACATTTGTGAACCTGAACAATGTCTCAGACGAGGAGATTCGCCTCAGTACATCCTTCCTGCGTGAGATCGCACCGGAGGCCGGGCGCTCCATCGAGGCTGGTATTCGCTATAGCTTCTAG